Proteins from a genomic interval of Acetobacterium woodii DSM 1030:
- a CDS encoding coiled-coil domain-containing protein, with protein sequence MTNEAFQQVVLEKLGQLETGLNGVKGELSEVKNDVTGIKAELREVKNDVTGIKTELSEVKSDVTGIKAELSEVKNDVTGIKAELSEVKNDVTGIKAELNEVKNDVTGIKTELSEVKGDVAGIKTELNEVKNDVVGIKTELSEVKTKLDVVCEQTAVLTEFKTDTAQQFADIKETLGFVLHKEIENERELYVLKMKQVK encoded by the coding sequence ATGACAAATGAGGCATTCCAGCAGGTTGTGCTTGAAAAACTGGGGCAATTGGAAACTGGTTTAAATGGTGTAAAGGGCGAACTGAGCGAAGTTAAAAATGATGTCACGGGCATCAAAGCAGAACTGCGTGAAGTCAAGAATGATGTCACAGGCATCAAGACTGAGCTGAGTGAAGTCAAGAGTGATGTCACAGGCATCAAAGCAGAACTGAGTGAAGTCAAGAACGATGTCACAGGCATCAAAGCAGAACTGAGTGAAGTCAAGAATGATGTCACAGGCATTAAAGCAGAACTGAATGAAGTTAAGAATGATGTTACAGGCATTAAGACTGAGCTGAGTGAAGTTAAGGGTGATGTCGCAGGAATTAAGACTGAACTGAATGAAGTCAAAAATGATGTCGTAGGCATTAAGACTGAACTAAGTGAAGTAAAAACAAAACTTGATGTCGTGTGTGAACAAACAGCCGTTTTGACCGAATTTAAAACCGATACGGCGCAACAATTTGCAGATATTAAAGAGACACTTGGTTTTGTTTTGCATAAGGAAATTGAAAACGAACGGGAATTATATGTTTTGAAAATGAAACAGGTGAAATAA
- a CDS encoding leucine-rich repeat protein has protein sequence MKSRLNKIVSIIISILLVVSSMPIGVLAEEIDQPVATVTENAADPNETSFQANELDVPAVLDTATNIEKPNQDLQRVALSSADTEVMTASETMGTMATSGDYSYDVDDNEAIITSYTGTDADVTIPTSLDGKTVVKIGAGAFKDCTTIETLEIPFTVTSIDSAADNHTFGGCSSLKNVTIPSSVIKIGPNAFEKNSILKITGESGSLANNYASEYNITFVPLSFSISDFKTSLESGQNVKTPITLTTTITCGSGTISYQFYYDLVDLSGNKTSVTLQDWSTAATAVLTPTTAGTYTLYTNVKDSSGYICTKVISKYEIVNKPVIASFSPAINSPQYINETILLTAALESATGTAPYTYEFSSQQGSTRKVLKPYSTENTCNFIPTTAGAYTLYVTVKDSVGQTATATITDYVAVDYLNLESFTVDKTGTQELGTDLNLSVLASGGKTDTTEYRFYYTLDSDPTEHEIQEYSDLTKVLFTPTQAGTYHFCVDLTNASGKIEKCPAAKIIDVVIVDTPDIGSFTVAKADGSQFYIGDTDPIILTADTITEGTGPYTYIFYYTTAKITEKQKIETTPATPNTNNTISFKPDTAGTYTFYVDVTDTTSTTATKTSSNYAVYDTLAGTLTTDKNSPQSKETTVKLTANGSGGKAPYSYQFFYKLGADYLPIADASTNKTVSQYFTEPGDYQLKVEITDANDVAVEVPLADKYTIRDNSIITKFYTDRDNEVGHYVGDAILLTVETEGGTANSTYQFSCKSGARTIWSSNATTSKTATYAGPTSAGRYTFTVTVVDVDGTTDTETLKSYQVLATPSAKAVKVNKTSGVILGDIIKLTASGTGGKSAYSYQFYYKKDADTTYTAIGGATKNKTINFPCDSLGTYTFYVEIKDAYDKPSVNRDETGSVAIKVTNPPVIKNFTAIKDQTVGKTESPVVYEKDTVDLTVTVQDAKGEGDLTYDFYYTQGKTKIPIGSSQTITPRITNEQATVKFIPPAAGTYNLFVAVSDTKGSVDTERIASYKVLSGGTSKAVKLSKTSGLNVGDTIKLTATGSGGKSPYLYQYYVKGPSDLAFQPYGTATKSKTISYTFPSNVTGDYLFAVKITDYYGVTLSEITETESVKTTVANPPDITELTVDKIAGTVGTTVAYEGDTVKLAVDQKAATGDGTVNYQFEVKQGTKKLWQSTDSTTDNVTYLLPAAGTYTFSVTATDSAGSKDVYSVKSFKVYPKLEAKSIKSNKTKDLIVGDQIKLSATGAGGQAAYTYQFRYKKDAAVSYTPIGSSDKNKNITFELLAAGSYTFSVVVTDKNGVVSTNEITTQVVVGNPPVIQSFLASPAKGAAVYNGDTITLTANVKEETGMTSSLTYDFYYKQGTSQVDLLTTSTSTYTASATFKPENAGNYDFYVDITDGNSTVTEKLTRYAVLSDVAVKSIKTDKSSGVNIGTTVKVTATATGGKSPYSYQFYSKSADNSENTFKTYSSSATAEFKPTVAGFYSLHVRIKDANGKICSNDDAIFIQDFEVVDYPVLKSLTSSLPSGQYVDTEIVLTATASGGVTPYNYTFAAKRTGGAEETLVADTVNPNQAKFTPTEAGSYTLSVTLTDKDNNASTPAKMEIRSYQIYAKPSVKTFTVSKDTVKVKSRVTIKAVIEGGMSPYKYKFTYTKDGGSETLIRDFSSTSSYSFIPQTAGDYTFHVYIMDKLGTSAEMEGDKTLKVTTE, from the coding sequence ATGAAAAGTAGACTTAATAAAATTGTGAGTATCATCATAAGCATCCTGTTGGTGGTCAGCAGCATGCCAATTGGTGTGTTGGCAGAAGAAATCGATCAACCGGTAGCAACGGTGACTGAAAATGCGGCAGATCCAAACGAAACGAGTTTTCAAGCGAACGAGCTTGATGTTCCAGCAGTTTTGGACACGGCGACTAACATTGAAAAACCAAATCAGGATTTACAGCGGGTGGCTTTAAGCAGTGCCGATACCGAGGTAATGACAGCTTCCGAAACAATGGGAACAATGGCAACATCAGGTGATTATAGCTATGACGTTGATGACAACGAAGCAATAATTACAAGTTATACCGGGACAGATGCTGATGTAACGATTCCGACATCTTTAGATGGAAAAACGGTGGTTAAAATTGGCGCGGGGGCTTTTAAAGATTGTACCACCATAGAAACTCTGGAGATTCCCTTTACGGTAACATCGATAGATTCAGCAGCGGATAACCATACCTTTGGCGGCTGTAGCAGTCTGAAAAATGTGACTATTCCATCGAGTGTGATAAAAATTGGCCCCAATGCATTTGAGAAAAACAGTATTTTAAAGATTACCGGAGAGTCAGGATCATTGGCTAATAACTATGCTTCGGAATATAATATTACCTTTGTTCCGTTGTCGTTTTCGATTAGTGATTTTAAAACCAGTCTGGAATCGGGCCAGAATGTTAAAACACCGATTACCTTAACAACAACGATAACGTGTGGTTCAGGGACTATCAGCTATCAGTTTTATTATGATCTGGTTGATCTGAGCGGAAATAAAACGTCGGTGACACTGCAAGATTGGTCAACGGCGGCTACCGCTGTTTTAACCCCGACAACGGCGGGGACCTATACGCTTTATACGAATGTTAAAGATAGCTCCGGTTATATTTGTACGAAAGTCATTTCTAAATATGAGATCGTTAATAAACCCGTGATTGCAAGTTTTAGCCCAGCGATAAACTCACCGCAATACATCAATGAAACAATTTTGTTAACGGCGGCATTGGAAAGCGCCACGGGAACAGCGCCTTATACATATGAGTTTTCCAGTCAGCAGGGATCAACGAGAAAGGTTCTTAAGCCATACAGTACCGAAAATACCTGTAATTTTATCCCCACGACCGCAGGTGCTTATACACTGTATGTAACGGTTAAAGATAGTGTCGGTCAAACCGCGACCGCAACAATCACAGATTACGTTGCGGTTGATTATCTGAATCTTGAAAGTTTTACCGTTGATAAAACCGGCACGCAGGAACTGGGAACCGATCTTAATTTATCGGTGTTGGCATCAGGCGGAAAAACAGATACAACCGAATATCGTTTTTATTACACCTTGGATTCTGATCCAACGGAGCATGAAATTCAGGAGTATTCCGATCTGACCAAGGTTCTTTTTACCCCGACTCAGGCTGGCACCTATCATTTTTGTGTTGATTTGACCAATGCCAGTGGAAAAATTGAAAAATGTCCGGCTGCTAAAATAATTGATGTTGTCATCGTGGATACGCCGGATATTGGCAGCTTTACGGTGGCTAAAGCAGATGGATCGCAATTTTATATCGGTGATACGGACCCCATTATTCTTACCGCCGATACAATAACCGAGGGAACGGGTCCATATACCTATATTTTTTATTACACTACCGCAAAAATTACCGAAAAGCAGAAAATTGAAACAACACCGGCGACGCCAAATACCAATAATACGATTAGCTTTAAACCGGACACTGCCGGTACCTACACTTTTTACGTGGATGTCACTGACACAACCAGCACAACGGCGACAAAGACCAGTAGCAATTATGCTGTTTATGATACCCTGGCCGGGACGCTGACAACCGATAAAAATTCGCCGCAAAGTAAAGAAACAACGGTTAAATTGACGGCGAACGGAAGCGGCGGAAAAGCGCCCTACTCCTATCAGTTTTTTTACAAATTAGGCGCTGATTATCTACCGATCGCTGACGCATCAACCAATAAAACGGTGAGCCAGTATTTTACCGAACCCGGCGATTATCAACTAAAAGTCGAAATAACCGATGCGAATGACGTTGCCGTAGAGGTGCCTTTAGCTGATAAATATACTATTCGGGATAACTCAATCATTACGAAGTTTTATACCGATCGGGATAACGAAGTGGGGCATTATGTTGGCGATGCAATTCTTTTAACCGTCGAAACAGAAGGTGGAACTGCTAATTCGACCTATCAGTTTTCGTGTAAATCCGGGGCCCGAACAATCTGGTCGTCGAATGCAACAACATCAAAAACGGCGACTTATGCGGGTCCGACTTCAGCCGGTCGCTATACCTTCACGGTAACAGTGGTAGACGTCGACGGAACAACGGATACCGAAACGCTCAAATCGTATCAGGTTTTGGCAACGCCCTCGGCAAAAGCGGTCAAAGTTAATAAAACAAGTGGTGTCATTTTAGGGGATATCATTAAGTTAACCGCTTCGGGAACGGGTGGAAAATCTGCGTATAGTTATCAGTTTTATTACAAAAAAGATGCTGACACAACTTATACAGCAATCGGTGGAGCAACAAAAAATAAAACAATTAATTTCCCCTGTGATTCACTTGGTACTTATACGTTTTATGTAGAGATCAAAGACGCCTATGACAAGCCCAGTGTGAATCGTGATGAAACGGGAAGTGTCGCAATAAAAGTGACTAACCCACCAGTGATCAAAAACTTTACAGCGATAAAAGATCAAACGGTAGGAAAAACCGAATCGCCTGTGGTTTATGAAAAAGATACGGTTGATCTAACCGTAACGGTTCAAGATGCCAAAGGCGAAGGGGACTTAACCTATGATTTTTATTATACTCAGGGAAAAACGAAAATTCCGATTGGTAGTTCCCAGACCATTACACCGAGGATTACTAATGAACAGGCAACGGTCAAATTTATACCACCGGCAGCGGGAACCTATAATCTTTTTGTGGCAGTCAGTGATACCAAAGGGTCAGTTGATACCGAAAGAATAGCCAGCTATAAGGTATTGTCAGGTGGCACTTCAAAAGCGGTTAAGTTAAGCAAAACAAGCGGCTTAAATGTTGGTGATACGATTAAACTAACGGCCACCGGCAGTGGCGGGAAATCACCGTATTTATATCAATATTATGTTAAAGGACCGAGTGATCTTGCGTTTCAACCGTATGGTACGGCAACGAAATCAAAAACGATTAGTTATACTTTTCCATCAAACGTTACCGGAGATTATCTTTTTGCGGTGAAAATCACTGATTATTACGGAGTGACACTATCGGAAATTACCGAAACTGAAAGTGTGAAAACAACGGTTGCCAACCCTCCAGACATCACTGAGCTAACCGTCGACAAGATCGCTGGTACAGTGGGTACGACAGTTGCCTATGAAGGGGATACTGTTAAATTAGCAGTTGACCAAAAAGCAGCAACCGGAGATGGAACCGTTAATTATCAGTTTGAAGTTAAACAGGGCACTAAAAAACTATGGCAATCGACCGATTCGACGACAGACAATGTGACATATTTGTTACCGGCAGCGGGAACCTATACATTTAGTGTTACGGCAACCGACAGTGCCGGTTCAAAAGATGTTTACAGTGTTAAATCCTTTAAGGTGTACCCTAAATTAGAAGCCAAGTCGATCAAGTCCAATAAAACGAAAGATCTCATTGTTGGGGATCAAATAAAACTCTCAGCGACTGGTGCTGGCGGACAGGCTGCTTATACCTACCAGTTCCGTTATAAAAAAGATGCTGCGGTAAGTTACACACCAATTGGCAGCAGTGATAAAAACAAGAATATAACATTCGAGCTGCTTGCTGCGGGAAGTTATACATTTTCAGTTGTTGTTACCGATAAAAATGGGGTAGTTAGTACCAATGAAATTACCACCCAGGTAGTGGTCGGGAATCCACCGGTGATACAAAGCTTTTTGGCATCACCAGCCAAAGGCGCAGCCGTTTATAATGGCGATACCATTACCTTAACGGCCAATGTAAAAGAGGAAACGGGGATGACTTCGTCATTGACCTATGATTTTTATTATAAACAGGGAACCAGTCAGGTGGATTTATTAACGACATCAACCAGCACATATACAGCTTCAGCCACATTTAAACCCGAAAATGCGGGAAATTATGATTTTTATGTGGATATAACGGATGGAAATTCAACAGTGACGGAAAAATTGACCCGTTACGCGGTATTATCCGATGTTGCGGTAAAAAGCATCAAGACGGATAAAAGTTCGGGTGTGAACATCGGAACAACGGTTAAAGTGACGGCGACGGCGACAGGCGGTAAATCGCCTTACAGCTATCAGTTTTATTCGAAGAGTGCTGATAATTCTGAAAACACATTTAAAACTTACTCATCTTCGGCAACCGCAGAATTTAAGCCGACCGTCGCCGGATTTTATTCATTGCATGTAAGAATTAAAGATGCCAATGGAAAAATCTGTAGTAATGATGATGCGATATTCATTCAGGATTTTGAAGTTGTTGATTACCCCGTGCTCAAATCATTGACGTCAAGTTTGCCATCAGGCCAATATGTTGATACGGAGATCGTTTTGACAGCAACAGCAAGTGGCGGAGTGACACCTTATAACTACACGTTTGCAGCCAAAAGAACAGGTGGTGCGGAAGAAACTCTGGTTGCGGATACAGTCAATCCGAACCAGGCTAAATTTACACCGACCGAAGCCGGAAGTTACACCCTTTCGGTGACGTTGACAGATAAAGACAACAACGCCAGCACGCCGGCTAAAATGGAAATTCGATCGTATCAGATTTATGCTAAGCCCAGTGTTAAGACATTTACGGTAAGTAAAGATACGGTAAAGGTAAAAAGTAGAGTAACGATAAAAGCTGTTATTGAAGGCGGAATGTCCCCATACAAATATAAGTTTACATATACAAAAGACGGCGGCAGTGAAACATTAATACGCGATTTTTCGAGTACCAGTTCATACAGTTTTATACCGCAAACAGCGGGAGATTATACGTTCCATGTTTATATTATGGATAAACTTGGAACATCGGCCGAAATGGAAGGTGATAAAACCCTTAAGGTAACGACGGAGTGA
- a CDS encoding transposase: MARQARVKSITGIYHVMLKGIDSRNIFMDDEDKVYFMEKLKRAKEMGEFKLYAYCLMDNHVHLLMKEGEELGVSIKRITVGYVRFHNQKYGRTGHLFQNRYSSETVEDEPYLLTVLRYIHNNPLKAQMVKSLAEYKWSSYQNYLNAYDGIAEYVDADLIKSYFKQVSDFEKFSCEVNQDNCLDVSTFVKYTDDGIKAMVKENQRYSKIMSLSKTERNECIQIIH, translated from the coding sequence ATGGCGAGGCAGGCAAGAGTCAAAAGTATAACCGGTATTTATCATGTGATGTTAAAGGGGATAGATAGTCGGAACATATTTATGGATGACGAGGACAAAGTGTACTTTATGGAAAAACTGAAGCGCGCTAAGGAAATGGGAGAATTTAAGCTCTATGCTTACTGTTTGATGGATAATCATGTCCATTTGCTCATGAAGGAAGGAGAAGAGCTGGGCGTAAGCATTAAACGGATCACCGTTGGGTACGTCAGATTTCATAACCAAAAGTATGGAAGAACGGGTCATTTATTTCAAAACCGATATAGTAGTGAAACCGTTGAAGATGAACCATATTTATTGACCGTTCTGCGTTATATTCATAATAATCCATTAAAGGCACAGATGGTAAAGTCATTGGCTGAGTATAAATGGAGCAGTTATCAAAACTATCTTAACGCATATGATGGGATAGCAGAATATGTTGATGCTGATTTAATAAAAAGCTATTTTAAACAAGTTTCTGATTTCGAAAAGTTTTCATGTGAGGTTAATCAGGATAATTGTCTTGATGTGAGTACTTTTGTAAAATATACTGATGACGGGATCAAGGCGATGGTTAAAGAGAATCAGCGATATTCAAAAATAATGAGCTTAAGCAAGACCGAAAGAAATGAATGTATCCAGATAATACACTAG
- a CDS encoding Rpn family recombination-promoting nuclease/putative transposase translates to MKNSEMKIQNPHDKFFKEIFSNPLVARDFIENYLPEPILKIVDLNELEIQNGSHVDEELSELFSDMLFRTKINQRDGYLYFLFEHKSYLDRMVALQLLTYMVRIWNQKVNRENDTHIPVIIPLVIYHGKTQWKMGSMLSDLIMDFDTLPEEVKQLTPDYRYQLYDLSHFSDEEIKGNAELTIALSIFRDVFTKNSQEFLETIFKAARALDELEEKETGIQYFETCMRYILTSGPQLSKDQLNTVIKQLAVTYKEGSEVTMTLAEVLREEGFEEGIEKGKKDSLSDLAVNRLARKFGIMPAEYQKKIAELDLKMMELLNYEIDNFSSIEDVKKFLAL, encoded by the coding sequence ATGAAAAATAGTGAGATGAAAATACAGAATCCCCATGACAAGTTTTTCAAGGAAATATTTTCAAATCCGTTAGTGGCTAGAGATTTCATCGAGAACTACCTGCCAGAACCGATTTTAAAAATAGTTGATCTGAATGAACTGGAAATTCAGAATGGTAGCCACGTTGATGAAGAACTCAGTGAGTTATTCTCGGACATGCTATTCAGAACAAAAATCAATCAGCGGGACGGTTATCTTTATTTTCTGTTTGAACACAAGAGCTATCTGGACAGAATGGTTGCACTGCAGTTATTGACGTACATGGTTCGCATCTGGAACCAGAAAGTCAACAGGGAAAATGACACCCATATCCCGGTGATCATTCCATTGGTGATTTACCACGGAAAAACACAATGGAAGATGGGATCGATGCTTAGCGATCTGATTATGGATTTTGATACGTTACCGGAAGAAGTCAAACAACTGACACCGGATTATCGCTACCAACTCTATGACTTATCTCACTTTTCAGATGAAGAAATCAAAGGAAATGCAGAATTGACGATTGCTTTGTCTATTTTCAGAGATGTTTTTACGAAAAATAGTCAGGAATTTCTGGAAACGATTTTCAAGGCAGCCAGAGCCCTGGATGAGTTGGAAGAAAAAGAAACAGGTATTCAGTATTTTGAAACCTGTATGCGTTATATTCTGACATCCGGACCACAGCTTTCAAAAGATCAACTGAATACCGTTATTAAGCAATTAGCAGTAACCTACAAGGAAGGAAGTGAAGTAACCATGACATTAGCTGAAGTTTTGAGAGAAGAAGGCTTTGAAGAAGGTATCGAAAAAGGCAAAAAAGATAGCCTGAGTGATTTAGCAGTCAATCGGTTAGCAAGAAAATTCGGAATCATGCCTGCTGAATATCAGAAAAAAATTGCTGAGCTGGATCTGAAGATGATGGAACTATTGAATTATGAAATCGACAACTTTTCAAGCATTGAAGATGTCAAGAAGTTCTTGGCACTGTGA
- a CDS encoding DUF1638 domain-containing protein, with protein MKRVLIGCGVLRKEIEAFLKDSDIECRWLEEQLHNEPDKLHLEIQEAIDAQTEADLIYLNYGLCGKALLGIQAKSCPIVMPRVEDCIEIILHGRSDVDALRCTSYFVSQGWLWGEDGIGYEHDRVKKKYGEEKALRIARVMFKNYQYLLFIRTGVETNDDRLKCEAMAQKLGLGIHETDGNIHLLEEMMSGVRDDRYIILEPGEELVETRFHNY; from the coding sequence ATGAAACGGGTTTTGATTGGTTGTGGTGTTTTGCGAAAGGAGATTGAGGCATTTCTCAAAGATTCAGATATTGAATGCCGGTGGTTAGAGGAGCAGTTGCATAATGAACCGGATAAACTTCATCTAGAAATTCAAGAAGCCATTGATGCACAGACCGAAGCAGATCTCATCTATCTCAATTACGGGTTGTGCGGAAAAGCATTGCTTGGGATACAGGCTAAGAGCTGTCCGATTGTAATGCCCAGGGTGGAAGACTGCATTGAGATTATTCTGCATGGTCGAAGCGATGTGGATGCGTTGCGGTGTACCTCTTACTTTGTATCCCAGGGATGGCTGTGGGGCGAAGATGGCATTGGCTACGAGCACGATCGGGTGAAAAAAAAGTATGGTGAAGAGAAAGCCCTCCGCATTGCCAGAGTCATGTTTAAAAACTATCAGTATCTTTTGTTTATTCGCACTGGGGTCGAAACAAATGACGATCGACTCAAGTGTGAGGCGATGGCGCAAAAGCTGGGGTTGGGGATACATGAAACCGATGGAAATATTCACCTGTTGGAAGAAATGATGAGTGGTGTCAGGGATGACCGATATATTATACTTGAACCGGGAGAGGAACTCGTTGAAACGAGATTTCATAATTATTAG